One segment of Phragmites australis chromosome 13, lpPhrAust1.1, whole genome shotgun sequence DNA contains the following:
- the LOC133888998 gene encoding anthocyanidin reductase ((2S)-flavan-3-ol-forming)-like isoform X1, which translates to MSAGDRKKTACVTGGNGYIASALIKMLLEKGYAVKTTVRNPDDMEKNSHLKSLQALGPLTVFRADLDEEGSFDDAVSGCDYAFLVAAPVKLASEDPEKDQIEPSVRGTLNVMGSCAKAGTVRRVILTSSAAGVYIRPQLQGDGHVLDEESWSDVEYLTAEKPPTWGYCVSKVLLEKEACRFAQENGISLVTICPVITVGAAPATKVRTSVVDSLSLLSGDEAALGVLKGIEKTSGSVQLVHIEDLCRAELFIAEEEAAAGRYICCSLNTTVVELARFLAQKYPQYNVQTNLLSTDDQLLEKPRVLLSSAKLVREGFEFKHNSLDEMYDNVVEYGKALGILPN; encoded by the exons ATGTCGGCGGGCGACAGGAAGAAGACGGCGTGCGTGACCGGAGGGAACGGGTACATCGCCTCGGCGCTCATCAAGATGCTGCTGGAGAAGGGGTACGCCGTGAAGACGACGGTCAGGAACCCCG ATGACATGGAGAAGAACTCCCACCTCAAGAGCTTGCAGGCGCTTGGCCCCCTGACGGTCTTCCGCGCCGACCTGGACGAAGAAGGCAGCTTCGACGACGCCGTCTCCGGCTGCGATTACGCCTTCCTCGTCGCCGCTCCGGTGAAGCTCGCGTCCGAGGatccagag AAGGATCAGATTGAGCCGTCTGTCCGAGGTACTCTGAACGTCATGGGTTCGTGCGCGAAAGCTGGGACGGTGAGGCGCGTGATCCTGACCTCATCGGCAGCCGGAGTCTACATCAGGCCGCAGCTGCAAGGCGACGGGCACGTCCTGGACGAGGAGTCCTGGTCCGACGTCGAGTACCTCACAGCCGAGAAGCCACCAACCTGG GGATACTGCGTGTCGAAGGTGCTCCTGGAGAAGGAAGCGTGCAGATTCGCGCAGGAGAATGGCATCAGCCTCGTCACCATCTGCCCCGTCATCACCGTGGGTGCGGCGCCAGCCACGAAGGTCCGCACGAGCGTCGTCGACAGCCTCTCCTTGCTATCCG GCGACGAGGCAGCGCTCGGCGTGCTCAAAGGCATCGAAAAGACCTCCGGCTCTGTGCAGCTGGTTCACATCGAGGACCTCTGCCGCGCCGAGCTGTTCatcgccgaggaggaggcggccgcggGGAGGTACATCTGCTGCAGCCTCAACACTACCGTCGTCGAGCTCGCACGCTTCCTGGCCCAGAAATACCCGCAGTACAACGTGCAAACAAATCTGCT CAGCACCGACGATCAGCTCCTCGAGAAGCCGAGGGTCCTCCTTTCGTCGGCGAAGCTGGTCAGGGAGGGGTTCGAGTTCAAGCACAACAGCCTGGACGAGATGTACGACAACGTCGTGGAGTACGGCAAGGCCCTGGGAATTCTGCCCAACTGA
- the LOC133888998 gene encoding anthocyanidin reductase ((2S)-flavan-3-ol-forming)-like isoform X2, which translates to MSAGDRKKTACVTGGNGYIASALIKMLLEKGYAVKTTVRNPDDMEKNSHLKSLQALGPLTVFRADLDEEGSFDDAVSGCDYAFLVAAPVKLASEDPEKDQIEPSVRGTLNVMGSCAKAGTVRRVILTSSAAGVYIRPQLQGDGHVLDEESWSDVEYLTAEKPPTWGYCVSKVLLEKEACRFAQENGISLVTICPVITVGAAPATKVRTSVVDSLSLLSGDEAALGVLKGIEKTSGSVQLVHIEDLCRAELFIAEEEAAAGRYICCSLNTTVVELARFLAQKYPQYNVQTNLLTDDQLLEKPRVLLSSAKLVREGFEFKHNSLDEMYDNVVEYGKALGILPN; encoded by the exons ATGTCGGCGGGCGACAGGAAGAAGACGGCGTGCGTGACCGGAGGGAACGGGTACATCGCCTCGGCGCTCATCAAGATGCTGCTGGAGAAGGGGTACGCCGTGAAGACGACGGTCAGGAACCCCG ATGACATGGAGAAGAACTCCCACCTCAAGAGCTTGCAGGCGCTTGGCCCCCTGACGGTCTTCCGCGCCGACCTGGACGAAGAAGGCAGCTTCGACGACGCCGTCTCCGGCTGCGATTACGCCTTCCTCGTCGCCGCTCCGGTGAAGCTCGCGTCCGAGGatccagag AAGGATCAGATTGAGCCGTCTGTCCGAGGTACTCTGAACGTCATGGGTTCGTGCGCGAAAGCTGGGACGGTGAGGCGCGTGATCCTGACCTCATCGGCAGCCGGAGTCTACATCAGGCCGCAGCTGCAAGGCGACGGGCACGTCCTGGACGAGGAGTCCTGGTCCGACGTCGAGTACCTCACAGCCGAGAAGCCACCAACCTGG GGATACTGCGTGTCGAAGGTGCTCCTGGAGAAGGAAGCGTGCAGATTCGCGCAGGAGAATGGCATCAGCCTCGTCACCATCTGCCCCGTCATCACCGTGGGTGCGGCGCCAGCCACGAAGGTCCGCACGAGCGTCGTCGACAGCCTCTCCTTGCTATCCG GCGACGAGGCAGCGCTCGGCGTGCTCAAAGGCATCGAAAAGACCTCCGGCTCTGTGCAGCTGGTTCACATCGAGGACCTCTGCCGCGCCGAGCTGTTCatcgccgaggaggaggcggccgcggGGAGGTACATCTGCTGCAGCCTCAACACTACCGTCGTCGAGCTCGCACGCTTCCTGGCCCAGAAATACCCGCAGTACAACGTGCAAACAAATCTGCT CACCGACGATCAGCTCCTCGAGAAGCCGAGGGTCCTCCTTTCGTCGGCGAAGCTGGTCAGGGAGGGGTTCGAGTTCAAGCACAACAGCCTGGACGAGATGTACGACAACGTCGTGGAGTACGGCAAGGCCCTGGGAATTCTGCCCAACTGA